CCGTTGCAGTGCCGTACTGCATGCTGGGATCGCTCGCCATCAATGGCACTATGGGCTTTGCCTTcctgctggccctgctctTCTGCATGGGCGACCTGGAGACGACGCTCGACAGCCCTACCGGATTCCCAGTTATTGAGATATTTCGCAGTACGACTAATTCTCGAGGCGCGAGTGCTGCCATGACGTCTTTCCTTATTCTTACTGCGTGGTTGGCTACCATTGCGCTGCTGGCGTCGGCGGCCCGGATGGTCTGGTCGCTCGCGAGGGACAAGGGTATGTCTCCATTCTTCGGTATAGGATGCTTGCAGCTAATGACAATAGCCATTCCTGGCTATAGATACCTTGCGAAACTGGACGCAAAGACTCAGCTGCCGACCAGATCGATCCTGGCAACCAGCACTGTCCTTGTTATACTAGGCTTTGTTAATATCGGATCCACGACGGCATTCAACGCCATTATTTCCCTTGCTGTTCTAGGGCTCCATGTATCATACCTGGTACCGGTAGCCCTGATGCTCTGGCACCGACTTTCAAGTCGAAGAACGTCTCTCGTCTACGGCCCCTGGCGGCTCGGGCGCCTGGGAGTCCCAGTCAACATTGTCTCGGTGGTGTATCTTAGTTACACGACTATGTTCATGGTGTTCCCGCCGTACCAGCCGGTCACTGCGGAGAACATGAATTATTCGTCTCTGATTCTCGGGGCAGTGTTGATTTTCAGCGCGGTGTACTGGGcgtggaaggggaggagggagtaTACAGGGCCCAACATTGAGATGCGACACAGCCAGGAAGCAGTAACTAGTTAGTCTGTTGTTGTGCAATATATACCCTAATTTATAGCTTGTGAACAAGATTCGGATCTCCCCGATGTTGAGATACCACGATGAACGCAAGATAAGCACCGCCCAGTCTGGGTGGGCCAGACCAGAAATGCTTTAAGTTTAGGCGTACGCCCAGCGGAATTAGACCGAATACAACCGTGCGGAGAAGTCTTGGCCTTGTCTGTCTTGAATCGTAATTCTGGGGAGCAGTGGAAGATCATAGTCATATACCAGCTTCACCATGCCTGACCAGCGCCCAGTGCCACGCAACCGTCTCAAAACTCGCAGTATGTATCCTGATCTCTATGAAACTATATAAATCGCCGGGCTAACAATTATAGCCGGCTGCCAGCGCTGCAAACAGAGGGTCGGTCGAGCGCGGAATCTGACCTGATATCAGCCCTGCTAACTGTAAATCAGAGAATTAAATGCGATGAGACATATCCCCACTGCAGCCAGTGCACCCGGAGGGCCTTCGACTGTCCGGGCTATAAGCGACCGTTGAAATGGTCTTCCAAGTATGAAGTCGCATCCAGCCGCAACGCTACAAGGGGAGCCAGCTCGCCCAATGGAACCAGTTTGACAGCGGAAACAGCAGCCGATGCTTTTCAAAtcccatcgccgtcgtcTCTTCCTCGGGTTTATGCAATGGCGAATCTGGATTGCCACAATTCAGATGGCCTCCAAGCTACAAGCCCAGATGGAAGCCTCCCTGTTGAGACTCTGGCAGCTATGGAGAGACAGGACAACTCTTCCCCTAAGAATCAACACAATATCGACTCGATCAGCACTCTTCTTGATATGGAAGTTCTGGGGCAATTCAACCTCGAGCCAGAGAGCGAGACCGGGTGGCTTGAATGGGCAGACTTGTCTCTTCCACTCTCTATACCTCAACCCCTCGAAGACCAGGGAACGGGTATATCGCGGCATTACTTCGTGCAGGTTTGTCGAATAAACTCATGCTTTGATTCTGATACGAATTTCTTCCGCGTGGAACTGGGAAACCTCATGGCGTCTTCTCCTCTCATCTATCACTGTGTTCTTTCCATGTCTGCTGCTCATCTTGCAGTGCTGAAAAGTAGTATTATACCTTCTGCCCGGGATTATCGAACGAAGGCGCTGTCGTATCTACAGTCAGATATCTCATCCCTCAGGGACGCAAACAAGAGACGTGGTCCGGTTCTTGATGGAGCAGCAGAGGCCCTGCTGGGCAGTGTTCTAATCGGCATGACCGATGTGCGTACAATCCGATAATTATCAATAGGATATTGCTGACATTGACAGGCCTGGCATAATCCATCCTTTCTCGGGACGACTCATCTCCACGGAGCACGGGTCCTCTTCAAACGGTGGCTGTCCAACACTCAGTACGACAAGGGCCATCTAAATACACCCTCTCTaaccccatcatcatcgcgCCTACGCAGCTTCATGACCGGTATCATGGTGTACTGGGAAGCCATGGCGTCCTTCCTTATAAACCAACCACTAGACGCCACGGCCTACCTTGATGCCTTTTGCGACCAGCCTTCATCCACGAAACTGCACCCCAACCCGTGGACAGGAATCTGTACTCCACTGTTTGTGTATCTTGCCAGGGCAGGGACTCTGGCACGACAGAGGTTGCTGTTTAAACAACTATCGATCATGACATCCCGCGGGGTTGCTGGCAATCAGCTCAAGGCTGATGTCCTCGAGTCGGCCAGGGATACTGAGCGGGCTCTGCTTTCCTATCAGGTCCCTAGCCAGGATATGGTCGAGGATGCTGCTGATCCGTTGACGCCTTTGGCTGACTTACAGGCGGTAGCTAGGATCTACAGGCTTACGGGGTTGTTAGAGGTGTATAGAAACTTCCCAGAGTTGTTGGACAGTTCTTCCAAAGGCTCTAGAGGTATCTCTGAAATGGAGATACATCGGCTGTCGTCATCAGAGAAAATCGCTGCTATGGCTGTCTCAACCCTGACGCTCATTTCTGGAATATCACAAACCTCGGGGGTGAACTGTCTGCTCTCAATCCCACTTATAGTCGCGGGCAGCACGCTACAGTCGACCTACGATGCTCCTCGACGGCAGGCTTCAAGCAACTCCTCATGGGACACCTTATCCGCAGAGATCATATCCATTTCCAGTCATGATAGCGTCCAGCTACACTGGCGAGACTTTGTCCGAACACGCTTGGACGCCGTACGTGGATACGTCGGGCTCGCATCAGTTTCCAGGGCACGGGAGATCTTGGACAAGGTATGGGCTAGGAGCGATATTCAGTCTGCAGTAGGAGTGTCCAGTACTGGGGCCCCTCAGCAGTTCGTCCAGTGGACTGAGGTcatggtggaggagaaattggAGACTGTGCTCGGTTAGACCTGTATCAACAGGGCTACTTCACCTGCTGTACGACTTATTGCTTATCTCTGCACTTAATAATCATAACATCCTACGTTATCCACATGCTGCCTAGGATTATCTTCGAGAGGGATGCGCGGGTTCTTGGGTCTTCCCAATTCGGCAAAAAAGTGCATCTATCGCCAGTGTGCGATTGGGCTTCAAGTCAGCCGGAATTCCGCTATCTGGGGATTGATTCCGATATATGAGTCTAATTTAAAGCAGGCAGATGGCTCCGTTATCTAATTCATATCATTTCTAAACAGCTCGCTTTCATGCAAAATGCCGTTCCAAGTTAAGGACAAGACCGAGCGCTTCAAGCTTCCTGCATTGGCCGGAGTTCCTAATGTATTCTTCAGTAGGTCTTACGCCTCTCTATATCGATGCCGTCCGTGCTCACTTAAGCTAGATGACTTGATCGGGACTGAAAGGAAGGATGTCGCTGATCCCATCGTCGGCGCCTGGTTCCGCATGGAGAAGGGGCCGGAGTCGACGCCGCCAACATATGAATACGATGAGTTTGGCGTTGTGATTGACGGTatccagatcttcatgaGAGTCTACACTGGTAATCCGCTAATATGATCTATAGGAGAATTCAACTTCCGCGATGAGACAGGAGAATCAACCACGGTGAAGACAGGCGATgtgttcttcttcaccagggGAAGCACAATTACCTTTTCTTCAGACAGTTATGGACTTGCAGTGAAGTGTCGGACTGAGCGATTTGCGAAGCTGTAACATCTTCCAATTTAGACTTCTAGATTTGTATAGTTCGGCTGTAGTGAGCATAGCCAGTGGTATACAGTCTGCCCAATATCAGAATGCCCATCGTTCCTTCCTGCATTATATTGAGCATCGTACGTTACTATTCAGTCTACCGCACtttcttaaatattatcAGAAGTAGAGGGAAAGAGCAACCGACGTCAGACTCGGTCGCTCCTTCCAATCGGACACTGGCGCTGCTTCCCATTCCCTATCGTATCCTCATCGTTACTCCGCATTGTTTGGTATTACTGCGGGCTTAGTGACTGGAGAAAGCATAGCTGTCCCAAATAGGCAAAAAAGTGCGGTGGCCAATGCCGTCAATTCCTCAGTGCTTGGCCTCCTCTGCCAATCGCAATCTCTAGTACTGCTCTCCAGATGGGCCCATGGTCTGTTGTTTCGGGCATTCCAAATCAGTTCCGCGTTATTCAATAGTGATGCGGTAATATATTCATAGCCAGGGCCGCCCGCAAGGGCACCCATTTACTGCAGCACGGCGGAATAACAGCCATGTCTCGCTCCAGAGAAGGGTATCTATGGACACCAGCTGAGGCAACTGAGGGTCTTGAAACGGCCGCAGTACAATCCAGTTCTCCCAAGATCAAGGAACACTACGATGTTATTGTCATCGGCGCCGGGTTCGCCGGCCTCATAGCCGCCCGCGACTTATCTCGAAAATATAATctcaatgtcctcctcgtcgaagCGCGCGATCGAATCGGCGGTCGTACTTGGACAGCAAAGGTATTGGGCGAGGATCTCGAGATGGGAGGAACATGGGTGCATTGGGCGCAGCCACATCTGTATGCTGAGCTTCACCGGTATGGGCTACATCGGAACCTAAAGACATCGGCTGGGACTTCTGCTCCTGTGAGCCAGTCGTTTACCCCGGCGTCAGGGGAAGTAGAGGACGTTTCGATTCCTGACTGTGGCTCGGCCCTTGAACGGGTTGCTGCGAGGGTATTCTCTATCGATGGCCTGGATAGCAGAGCTTTGATGCCATACCCGCATGATCCGTTACGGGAACCGGCCCTTTGGACAAAATATGATCATGTTACTGTGAAGGACCGGCTTAATGCGTTACATGATATTCCCCAGCGAGACAAGGAGCTGTTCGAGTCCAACACCAATACATTTGGCAGTGCACCGGGCAAGGATATCGGCTTTGTGGAGGCGTTACGGTGGTATGCACTCGGCGGGCATACATTCGCTGGGGTTATGGAGATGGCTGGTATCTTCAAGATTGGGAATGGAGGCATGACTGCGTTTGCGCGTGCCATCCTCGAGGAATATACTGGTGCTCGGCTCTTCAACACAGCGGTCTCTGCAATCCGCAATACGTCGAGGGGCGTCGAGGTCACCAGTGTGCATGGACAGACGTTTACAGCAAAGGCCCTCATCTCAACTATCCCACTGTGAGTTGCTATCACACTATTGATCATTCGGTTCTAACGGGTGTCGTTCTAGTAACTGTCTCGGTGATATCAAGTTCGACCCTCCTTTATCCCCTTTACGTCAAGAAGCTGTCGCAAATGGACACATCAACAAGGGCGCAAAGATTCACTTCAAGCTTGGCGAAACCCTTCCAGGCTGGTTCTGGACCGGCGATGGCTACGGCGACTCCAGCTTCCTGTTTGCATTCTCCGACCACAATGGAACGCAGACATCAGGACCATCAGGGACTTGGTGCATTGGGTTTGGATACAATGGGAAGCTCACCGACAAGAAGAACTCAAGACACATTCTCGAGCAGTTCAAGAAGAATATCAAGCCTGGCGCtgatatagagatatatgCAACGCACGACTGGATGAATGATCCTTACGCCAAAGGGGTCTGGGCGTGCTGGGGCCCGAATAGTGTATCGAAGTATCTGCAGGAACTACAGCAGCATCATGGACGAATTGTCTTTGCGAGTGCAGACTGGGCagatggatggagagggtTTGTCGATGGGGCGATTGAACAGGGCCAGACTGCTGTGCGAGAGACTTTGAAATTGGTGGAGCAGCCGAGGCCaaagctataatttataagtatattctGGAATGAAGTGGATATATCATCTTAAAGGGGTGGGATGAGGCTATCCACCAAAAGCAGTCTCCTATGTGCATTGCTGTAATGCTGTAACCAGCTTGCTATTGTAGTAAGAGCTGCTCGGCAGTTGAGCCGGCAGTGGAGTCCGACTGTGGCGACCACGAACCGTGGAATGCAGATTGACATTTCTCTGCTTTGATTCGCCAGATCAGACCCCAGTTATGGCCAGTTCTGGATTGGACCCCCGCATTCCACcactccagctccgcgcTTTTCAATCCGCCGTGGCGGTATTCGCAGCGTCTTAATGCGACCATCCACCACCAGATACCCCAGTACTCACCATGGACACTGGGCAGTTCCAATGTCGCGTCTGCTCTAAACGATACAAGCGCAGAGAACACCTTCAGCGCCACAGCAGTTCTCATACCTCCGATCGGCCCCATCGCTGCCCGTCATGCGACAGCACTTTTCAGCGAACGGACGTCCTCAGGCGCCATATACGAACATGCGCTGGAAAGGAAACAGACAGTTTCCAGGttggaggacg
This sequence is a window from Aspergillus puulaauensis MK2 DNA, chromosome 6, nearly complete sequence. Protein-coding genes within it:
- a CDS encoding uncharacterized protein (COG:E;~EggNog:ENOG410PG5N;~InterPro:IPR002293;~PFAM:PF00324,PF13520;~TransMembrane:10 (i59-83o103-122i129-151o171-191i212-234o271-294i315-335o341-365i385-406o418-437i);~go_component: GO:0016020 - membrane [Evidence IEA];~go_function: GO:0022857 - transmembrane transporter activity [Evidence IEA];~go_process: GO:0055085 - transmembrane transport [Evidence IEA]), with product MWVESILFAAVQSTDQMVVAITGALTTAASLGEVASMYPTAGGQYHFTAKLAPERIKNALSWAIGWIGTFGWIAFAASAPFLSATMIQGVVALHHESYGMERWQGTLIYWALIGMGTAINIWGSRLLSVVETISLVVHICAFIAIFAAMWACTPAKHSADFVFATFLNSSGWSSSGVAWSIGMLSSCYVLAGYDGAIHLGEEMNNPAVAVPYCMLGSLAINGTMGFAFLLALLFCMGDLETTLDSPTGFPVIEIFRSTTNSRGASAAMTSFLILTAWLATIALLASAARMVWSLARDKAIPGYRYLAKLDAKTQLPTRSILATSTVLVILGFVNIGSTTAFNAIISLAVLGLHVSYLVPVALMLWHRLSSRRTSLVYGPWRLGRLGVPVNIVSVVYLSYTTMFMVFPPYQPVTAENMNYSSLILGAVLIFSAVYWAWKGRREYTGPNIEMRHSQEAVTS
- a CDS encoding Zn(II)2Cys6 transcription factor (COG:S;~EggNog:ENOG410PWPT;~InterPro:IPR036864,IPR021858,IPR001138;~PFAM:PF00172,PF11951;~go_function: GO:0000981 - DNA-binding transcription factor activity, RNA polymerase II-specific [Evidence IEA];~go_function: GO:0008270 - zinc ion binding [Evidence IEA];~go_process: GO:0006355 - regulation of transcription, DNA-templated [Evidence IEA]), with product MPDQRPVPRNRLKTRTGCQRCKQRRIKCDETYPHCSQCTRRAFDCPGYKRPLKWSSKYEVASSRNATRGASSPNGTSLTAETAADAFQIPSPSSLPRVYAMANLDCHNSDGLQATSPDGSLPVETLAAMERQDNSSPKNQHNIDSISTLLDMEVLGQFNLEPESETGWLEWADLSLPLSIPQPLEDQGTGISRHYFVQVCRINSCFDSDTNFFRVELGNLMASSPLIYHCVLSMSAAHLAVLKSSIIPSARDYRTKALSYLQSDISSLRDANKRRGPVLDGAAEALLGSVLIGMTDAWHNPSFLGTTHLHGARVLFKRWLSNTQYDKGHLNTPSLTPSSSRLRSFMTGIMVYWEAMASFLINQPLDATAYLDAFCDQPSSTKLHPNPWTGICTPLFVYLARAGTLARQRLLFKQLSIMTSRGVAGNQLKADVLESARDTERALLSYQVPSQDMVEDAADPLTPLADLQAVARIYRLTGLLEVYRNFPELLDSSSKGSRGISEMEIHRLSSSEKIAAMAVSTLTLISGISQTSGVNCLLSIPLIVAGSTLQSTYDAPRRQASSNSSWDTLSAEIISISSHDSVQLHWRDFVRTRLDAVRGYVGLASVSRAREILDKVWARSDIQSAVGVSSTGAPQQFVQWTEVMVEEKLETVLG
- a CDS encoding uncharacterized protein (COG:S;~EggNog:ENOG410PP8H;~InterPro:IPR008579,IPR010424,IPR014710,IPR011051;~PFAM:PF05899,PF07883); translated protein: MPFQVKDKTERFKLPALAGVPNVFFNDLIGTERKDVADPIVGAWFRMEKGPESTPPTYEYDEFGVVIDGEFNFRDETGESTTVKTGDVFFFTRGSTITFSSDSYGLAVKCRTERFAKL
- a CDS encoding flavin monoamine oxidase family protein (COG:H;~EggNog:ENOG410PKM6;~InterPro:IPR001613,IPR036188,IPR002937;~PFAM:PF13450,PF01593;~go_function: GO:0016491 - oxidoreductase activity [Evidence IEA];~go_process: GO:0055114 - oxidation-reduction process [Evidence IEA]), with product MSRSREGYLWTPAEATEGLETAAVQSSSPKIKEHYDVIVIGAGFAGLIAARDLSRKYNLNVLLVEARDRIGGRTWTAKVLGEDLEMGGTWVHWAQPHLYAELHRYGLHRNLKTSAGTSAPVSQSFTPASGEVEDVSIPDCGSALERVAARVFSIDGLDSRALMPYPHDPLREPALWTKYDHVTVKDRLNALHDIPQRDKELFESNTNTFGSAPGKDIGFVEALRWYALGGHTFAGVMEMAGIFKIGNGGMTAFARAILEEYTGARLFNTAVSAIRNTSRGVEVTSVHGQTFTAKALISTIPLNCLGDIKFDPPLSPLRQEAVANGHINKGAKIHFKLGETLPGWFWTGDGYGDSSFLFAFSDHNGTQTSGPSGTWCIGFGYNGKLTDKKNSRHILEQFKKNIKPGADIEIYATHDWMNDPYAKGVWACWGPNSVSKYLQELQQHHGRIVFASADWADGWRGFVDGAIEQGQTAVRETLKLVEQPRPKL